Sequence from the Candidatus Hadarchaeales archaeon genome:
TGACGCCGGGAACGGGGATCACCCGGACAGACCCCGGATCAGCCGAGCGAGAGCCTCGGGATCGTAGCGGCCGCTGATCCGCATCCGATGACCGCCCGCGACGTCGATCTCGATCGTCCCACTCGGTTCTCGAGCATCGCCCGGCGAAGGAGCGCCGTCGCAAACCGGGGGATCGACGATCTCGACCGGCAGGAAGCAGGGATCCGCCGTCGGGACGGTATCCGGGTCCGGCGCGAACCGAGGGTCACGCAGCCATTTGAAGATGACGTTCGCATTCAGCGCGTAGCGCCGCGCCACCTGCGCCACGGAAACACCGGGCGCCGTCGTCTGGAGACAGATCGACCGCTGCTCCTCCACGGTCCAGAGCCGCTTCGTTCGACGCGCCATCGGAAGGCCCAGGCCCATAGTGTCCGCTATCCAAAGCGGACACTATCCGACGCTCCCCAGTCCCGGCAGGGCGGCGACCCCGGACGCTTACGATCCACACGCCTGGCTCGCCGACACGCTGGCCCGCATCCCGGACTACAAGGTTACCAAGCTCGACGAGCTGCTGCCCTGGCGCCGGAGCCGGTAGCGGTCAGACCGGACGCTTACCCGGAGGGCGGCGCTTAAGCGTTTGATAACGCGTGTAGATTTGGTTGCGGGGGTAGGATTTGAACCTACGACCTTCAGGTTATGAGCCTCGACCCGCGGAAAGCCACTTCTCTCTGGATTTCATGCAGTTACGAGGATAACCCCTTGACCTGCAATTTACTTTCCGCCGCATTGATCCGCAGAAAACCGCAAGCAGCGGCGCAGCTCGGAGAACCAACCCGATACCCCGGTTGACCTATTGTTGACCTGGTATCTCGCCGCCATGAAGGCGCCGCTCGGCATCACGTCCACCCCGTCCGCATCAACACCCCAAAATCACGGCGAGAGAGAACTTCAGTACAGTCACGCCAATCCTTGTCCGACGGTTCGGCGGTTGCCCGGTAACGGAGATCGAACCCGGTCGCCTCGCGCTGAGCGCTGATGTATTCGTCCATCTTCTGCCCAAGCGTCTCAATATCGTCGATCCACTCGTCCTTTATCGTGTCTGGTAATGAGCCGAATAGGTTGTATCGGTCGCGCATTCGTTCCGACAGCCGTTCGTAGACCTTTTCGTCTACTGTTTGCTCGTTAACTAGATTCAGCATGTCGACCTTCTCACGAGCCTGGCCGAACCGCTTGATGCGCCCGATGCGCTGCTCTAGCCGCGTTGGGTTCCAGGGCAGGTCGATATTGATCAGTGTCCCGAGGGTCTGAAGGTTTAGCCCTTCGCAGGCGGCATCCGTCGCCGCCATGATCTTGATCTCGTGTTCGGCGACCATCTTTTTCAGCGTCTCACGCTCGATGCTGACGCTCTCGCCCTTTTGGTAGAGCCGGCTGCGTGACGCCCCGGCATAGAGGCCGATCGCCTGTTCGGGAAACCTCACAGCCAAGGAGTCGGCGACCCATTTTGCTGTGTCGTAGTATTGACTGAAGATGATCGCTCCATGATCGCGCCATTTTTCGCGCTCAAGGAAGTGGATGGTGGCCTGAAGCTTTGGATCGACCTCAATCCGCTCCAAGCGTCCGATCAGCTGTTCGAGGACGGCTCTCTCTTCGGTGCTTTCGACGGCAAGCTCGATCTCCTGGTCTTCCGTTTCTTCCTGCACTGTGCGTCCCGCGAGAAGCGTTCTGGCAGTACTTAGGCCCGCCGCGATACTCGAGCATATCCGCTGCTCCATGAGATTCTTCATAAAGCCGCTGCCTTTCCCCCGCTTCGAGATCGCCTTGCCGAAGGCGCGGGCCTCGCGATAGGCCTCCCGAAAATCGTCACTGGTCCGAAGAGCTTTGCCCTCGAACAGCGCGTCAAATCGCTGTGTGTCCCGGATGAACTGGCGATCGGGGTGGAGATCGACCCCGATCTTCGGAAGGAGGCCCGCTTCTTCGAGATCGACCCGTTTGCGCAGCACAATATGACGAATGAAGGGGTTTTCGCGCTGGAAGAATGTCGCCCCGGAAATCTCGCGTTCAAGCTCCTCTTCGAGGATCTCGCGTGTATCATCAGAAAGCTGCGTAAGTGAGGCGCTGCATTCCGTCTGCCGATCGGGCAAGGCAAGGTCTTGGCGGATCGCGCTGATGAGACGTCTTGCTCGCGGTTCGTTGGTCGAATTGACCAGTGGGAGCGGTGACCGCAGCAGTTCCCATGCTAACTCCGCTTCCGCGACGTCGCTCTGGCCCGAGATAATGGGCAAAACCGCCTGTGGCTTGTGCCAGCGCGCGTAATCATTGCCGAGGACAAAGCGACCCTTGCCTCGATGAAGAATGCGCATCAGGTCC
This genomic interval carries:
- a CDS encoding transposase produces the protein MARRTKRLWTVEEQRSICLQTTAPGVSVAQVARRYALNANVIFKWLRDPRFAPDPDTVPTADPCFLPVEIVDPPVCDGAPSPGDAREPSGTIEIDVAGGHRMRISGRYDPEALARLIRGLSG
- a CDS encoding phospholipase D-like domain-containing anti-phage protein, which produces MTIRRFSSRKQRLDQTVLLEHLKGARSYKRIAGYFTSSLFEVAGELLDEIPEVKIVCNVDIHPDDLKVAQLREAKMIGRWNERSPEAEALLNRERYRRLDAFLQKHGQAVRVAPDDICGFLHGKAGVIECADGRKLGFIGSMNETRSGWQRHYEILWEDSSPEGVAWIEEEFEFLWRAAKELPRAVIREVRRRGYRREVLFDEIEDPEDLAPAALIESPLYREGFSLQPWQQSFLTECIRHHENHGIVRLLLADEVGLGKTLSLGTAALALCLLQVQETGGQRPVVIFAPATLCEQWQTEMIDKLGIPCARWETQKKVWLDPEDRAISPVGREQIARCPLRIGIVSTGLMMRDSPEKQHLMGLRFGLVILDEAHKARSRQGFGSNAGTPNELLAFAQAIAERSDHVLLGTATPIQTRSEDLWDLMRILHRGKGRFVLGNDYARWHKPQAVLPIISGQSDVAEAELAWELLRSPLPLVNSTNEPRARRLISAIRQDLALPDRQTECSASLTQLSDDTREILEEELEREISGATFFQRENPFIRHIVLRKRVDLEEAGLLPKIGVDLHPDRQFIRDTQRFDALFEGKALRTSDDFREAYREARAFGKAISKRGKGSGFMKNLMEQRICSSIAAGLSTARTLLAGRTVQEETEDQEIELAVESTEERAVLEQLIGRLERIEVDPKLQATIHFLEREKWRDHGAIIFSQYYDTAKWVADSLAVRFPEQAIGLYAGASRSRLYQKGESVSIERETLKKMVAEHEIKIMAATDAACEGLNLQTLGTLINIDLPWNPTRLEQRIGRIKRFGQAREKVDMLNLVNEQTVDEKVYERLSERMRDRYNLFGSLPDTIKDEWIDDIETLGQKMDEYISAQREATGFDLRYRATAEPSDKDWRDCTEVLSRRDFGVLMRTGWT